A single genomic interval of Megalobrama amblycephala isolate DHTTF-2021 linkage group LG17, ASM1881202v1, whole genome shotgun sequence harbors:
- the apoda.1 gene encoding apolipoprotein Da, duplicate 1 isoform X2, translating into MKAFLLVLALFLPIINAQVPHWGPCPEPATQPAFNLKKFMGRWFEIAKLPAQFERGRCIETNFTLKLDGTAHVVSSEILKGELRTIDGTCVVEDKKNPAKLGISFSYVLPYTPYWILSTDYENSALVYSCTDVLRLFHVDFAWILGRTRSLPAATVDHGKEVFTNNNIDVSRMILSRQQGCDKDL; encoded by the exons ATGAAGGCCTTTCTGCTAGTTTTGGCCCTGTTCCTGCCCATCATAAATGCCCAGGTTCCTCACTGGGGGCCGTGTCCAGAACCTGCTACTCAACCTGCCTTTAACCTAAAGAAG TTTATGGGCAGGTGGTTTGAGATCGCTAAACTTCCAGCCCAGTTTGAGCGAGGGAGATGCATCGAGACTAACTTCACTCTCAAGCTGGACGGAACGGCTCATGTGGTGAGCTCTGAAATTCT aAAAGGAGAGCTAAGAACAATTGATGGGACATGTGTGGTGGAGGACAAAAAAAATCCAGCAAAGCTTGGAATCAGTTTCTCATATG TTTTGCCCTACACTCCATACTGGATTTTGTCCACTGACTATGAGAACTCAGCGCTGGTATATTCATGCACTGATGTCTTGAGACTCTTCCACGTAGACTTCGCTTGGATTCTGGGCCGCACCCGATCCCTGCCTGCGGCCACCGTCGACCATGGAAAAGAGGTTTTTACCAATAACAACATCGATGTGAGCCGGATGATCTTAAGCAGACAGCAGGGATGTGACAAAGACCTCTGA
- the apoda.1 gene encoding apolipoprotein Da, duplicate 1 isoform X1: MTWGKMKAFLLVLALFLPIINAQVPHWGPCPEPATQPAFNLKKFMGRWFEIAKLPAQFERGRCIETNFTLKLDGTAHVVSSEILKGELRTIDGTCVVEDKKNPAKLGISFSYVLPYTPYWILSTDYENSALVYSCTDVLRLFHVDFAWILGRTRSLPAATVDHGKEVFTNNNIDVSRMILSRQQGCDKDL; the protein is encoded by the exons atgacatgggg CAAAATGAAGGCCTTTCTGCTAGTTTTGGCCCTGTTCCTGCCCATCATAAATGCCCAGGTTCCTCACTGGGGGCCGTGTCCAGAACCTGCTACTCAACCTGCCTTTAACCTAAAGAAG TTTATGGGCAGGTGGTTTGAGATCGCTAAACTTCCAGCCCAGTTTGAGCGAGGGAGATGCATCGAGACTAACTTCACTCTCAAGCTGGACGGAACGGCTCATGTGGTGAGCTCTGAAATTCT aAAAGGAGAGCTAAGAACAATTGATGGGACATGTGTGGTGGAGGACAAAAAAAATCCAGCAAAGCTTGGAATCAGTTTCTCATATG TTTTGCCCTACACTCCATACTGGATTTTGTCCACTGACTATGAGAACTCAGCGCTGGTATATTCATGCACTGATGTCTTGAGACTCTTCCACGTAGACTTCGCTTGGATTCTGGGCCGCACCCGATCCCTGCCTGCGGCCACCGTCGACCATGGAAAAGAGGTTTTTACCAATAACAACATCGATGTGAGCCGGATGATCTTAAGCAGACAGCAGGGATGTGACAAAGACCTCTGA